The proteins below are encoded in one region of Paramisgurnus dabryanus chromosome 2, PD_genome_1.1, whole genome shotgun sequence:
- the smim20 gene encoding small integral membrane protein 20, translated as MSNNKRITLIFGGFVTAVAVAFYPIFFHPLTHSEDYKQIQKVNRSGINQADVQPVGVKIWSDPFKPKS; from the exons ATGTCCAACAATAAGAGAATAACACTTATTTTTGGAGGTTTCGTTACAGCTGTCGCGGTGGCGTTTTATCCAATATTTTTCCATCCTCTTACTCACAGTGAAGACTACA AGCAGATACAGAAAGTTAATCGATCAGGAATCAATCAAGCAGATGTGCAGCCTGTTG GTGTGAAGATCTGGTCTGATCCCTTCAAGCCAAAATCATGA
- the plaa gene encoding phospholipase A-2-activating protein isoform X2, whose protein sequence is MAGNNTYRLRCSLPAHEMDVRGLAAAAYPDGAFVSVSRDRTARVWVPDSSENNGFMEMLCMNGHANFVSCVCIIAPTETYPRGLIATGGHDNNICVFSLDRPDPLFTLKGHKNTVCTLSAGKFGTLLSGSWDTTAKVWLSEKCMMTLQGHTAAVWAVVILPEQGLMLSGSADKTIKLWKAGRCENTYTGHEDCVRGLAVINEVEFLSCSNDASIRRWMVTGECVQVYYGHTNYIYSISVFANGQDFISTGEDRTVRVWKKGECCQTIRLPAQSVWCCCVLPNGDIAVGASDGVIRVFTESEDRVASAQDLQAFEDELSKAIIDPKTGDLGDINIEELPGKEHLNEPGNRDGQTRLIKEDSNVEAYQWSMSDGRWVKIGDVVGGSSKQSSNRVMYEGKEYDFIFTIDVNEGGSPLKLPYNLKDDPWLTAHNFLEKNDLSPMFLDQVANFIIENTKGHTLGSAPTGTDPFTGAGRYIPGSGIDSQGFGADPFTGAGRYIPGSGSTGTSTSGVADPFTGGSAYSSASRQKTTTNIYFPNIDGVMFEQANATQILGKLRELNNSAPQDHKLSEAALDSLEKLLFIVTDPKKEQPTAEQIGVLWKASHWPEDIVFPVLDILRLAVRHPEVNAQLCGGTEGASLCNHLLGLMSPDGRPANQMLALRTLCNCFSGSHGRALLLGQRDAVLSRAGDLRTVCNKNIHVAVATLVLNYAGRLYGQPAEIEAKAQCLSVASTALEVVQDKEAVFRLLVALGTTVAGDGTAKDLARSLGVRSQISKYAGVPDPAKVGECCRLLLDELQ, encoded by the exons ATGGCCGGCAATAACACATACAGACTGCGCTGCTCGCTCCCCGCGCACGAGATGGATGTGCGCGGTCTCGCCGCCGCGGCGTATCCTGACGGAGCGTTTGTATCAGTGTCCAGAGACCGAACCGCCCGGGTCTGGGTACCGGACTCGAG TGAAAACAATGGATTTATGGAAATGCTCTGTATGAATGGCCATGCCAACTTTGTGTCCTGCGTGTGTATCATTGCTCCAACTGAAACATATCCCAGAGGACTCATTGCTACCGGAGGACATGACAACAACATCTGTGTGTTTTCATTAGACCGACCGGATCCTCTCTTTACACTCAAGGGTCACAAAAACACAG TTTGTACGCTCTCTGCTGGCAAGTTTGGCACATTACTGAGTGGCTCATGGGACACGACAGCCAAAGTCTGGCTTAGTGAAAAGTGCATGATGACGTTACAG GGACACACGGCAGCCGTATGGGCTGTGGTTATTTTGCCAGAACAGGGCTTAATGCTTTCAGGATCAGCTGACAAGACGATCAAATTATGGAAAGCTGGTCGCTGTGAGAATACTTACACTG GTCATGAGGATTGTGTGAGAGGACTTGCGGTGATAAACGAAGTGGAGTTTCTCTCCTGCAGTAATGATGCAAGTATTAGACGATGGATGGTGACGGGTGAATGCGTGCAGGTTTACTATGGTCACACTAACTATATCTACAGCATTTCGGTCTTCGCTAATGGACAAG ACTTCATAAGTACAGGAGAGGACAGAACTGTCAGAGTCTGGAAGAAGGGGGAATGCTGTCAGACTATCCGTCTACCTGCTCAGTCCGTGTGGTGCTGCTGTGTCCTGCCTAATGGAGACATTGCTGTTGGTGCCAG CGATGGTGTAATCCGTGTGTTCACTGAGAGCGAGGATCGTGTAGCCAGCGCCCAGGACTTGCAGGCTTTTGAGGATGAGCTTTCCAAAGCCATCATTGATCCCAAGACTGGAGACTTGGGTGACATTAACATAGAGGAGTTACCAGGCAAAGAGCACCTGAATGAACCAG gGAATCGTGATGGTCAGACTCGACTCATAAAGGAGGATTCAAATGTTGAGGCGTATCAGTGGAGCATGAGTGATGGGCGCTGGGTAAAGATCGGGGATGTAGTTGGTGGGTCTTCTAAGCAGAGCTCAAATCGAGTGATGTACGAAGGCAAG GAGTACGACTTCATCTTCACCATTGATGTGAATGAAGGAGGTTCACCCTTGAAACTGCCTTACAATTTGAAAGATGACCCCTGGCTGACTGCTCACAACTTCCTGGAGAAAAACGACCTGAGCCCCATGTTCCTGGATCAGGTGGCTAACTTCATCATTGAGAACACTAAAGGCCACACGTTGGGTTCGGCGCCAACGGGCACAGACCCCTTCACAG GTGCTGGGCGGTACATCCCAGGTTCAGGAATCGACAGCCAGGGATTTGGAGCAGATCCGTTCACAG GAGCAGGAAGATATATACCTGGGTCAGGATCCACAGGCACGTCGACTTCAGGCGTTGCTGATCCTTTCACTG GTGGTAGTGCCTATTCCTCTGCCTCCCGCCAGAAAACTACAACAAACATTTACTTCCCGAATATTGATGGTGTTATGTTTGAACAGGCTAATGCCACTCAGATTCTTG GTAAGCTTCGGGAGCTGAACAACTCCGCTCCTCAAGATCATAAGCTGAGCGAGGCAGCACTGGACAGTTTGGAGAAGCTGTTGTTCATAGTTACTGATCCGAAGAAGGAACAGCCCACTGCAGAGCAGATCGGTGTTCTTTGGAAGGCCAGCCATTGGCCAGAGG ATATTGTCTTTCCTGTATTGGACATCCTGCGATTGGCTGTGCGGCATCCTGAGGTCAACGCCCAGCTTTGCGGTGGAACTGAGGGCGCCAGTCTTTGTAACCATCTCCTGGGTCTCATGTCCCCCGACGGCAGGCCTGCAAACCAAATGCTTGCACTGCGTACGCTGTGTAACTGTTTCTCTGGGTCCCACGGTCGCGCTCTCCTTTTGGGCCAACGCGACGCAGTGCTCTCCCGGGCCGGAGACCTTCGCACAGTCTGCAACAAGAACATCCACGTTGCTGTGGCCACCCTGGTGCTGAACTACGCCGGAAGGTTGTACGGTCAACCGGCCGAGATCGAAGCAAAGGCACAGTGCTTGTCAGTGGCTAGCACTGCCTTAGAGGTAGTACAGGACAAAGAGGCTGTCTTCAGGCTGCTGGTGGCCCTGGGGACCACAGTGGCTGGAGACGGCACAGCAAAGGACCTTGCACGATCTCTGGGTGTCCGTTCTCAGATTTCGAAATATGCTGGTGTCCCGGATCCAGCTAAAGTGGGGGAGTGCTGTCGACTATTGCTCGATGAACTGCAGTGA
- the plaa gene encoding phospholipase A-2-activating protein isoform X1, protein MAGNNTYRLRCSLPAHEMDVRGLAAAAYPDGAFVSVSRDRTARVWVPDSSSENNGFMEMLCMNGHANFVSCVCIIAPTETYPRGLIATGGHDNNICVFSLDRPDPLFTLKGHKNTVCTLSAGKFGTLLSGSWDTTAKVWLSEKCMMTLQGHTAAVWAVVILPEQGLMLSGSADKTIKLWKAGRCENTYTGHEDCVRGLAVINEVEFLSCSNDASIRRWMVTGECVQVYYGHTNYIYSISVFANGQDFISTGEDRTVRVWKKGECCQTIRLPAQSVWCCCVLPNGDIAVGASDGVIRVFTESEDRVASAQDLQAFEDELSKAIIDPKTGDLGDINIEELPGKEHLNEPGNRDGQTRLIKEDSNVEAYQWSMSDGRWVKIGDVVGGSSKQSSNRVMYEGKEYDFIFTIDVNEGGSPLKLPYNLKDDPWLTAHNFLEKNDLSPMFLDQVANFIIENTKGHTLGSAPTGTDPFTGAGRYIPGSGIDSQGFGADPFTGAGRYIPGSGSTGTSTSGVADPFTGGSAYSSASRQKTTTNIYFPNIDGVMFEQANATQILGKLRELNNSAPQDHKLSEAALDSLEKLLFIVTDPKKEQPTAEQIGVLWKASHWPEDIVFPVLDILRLAVRHPEVNAQLCGGTEGASLCNHLLGLMSPDGRPANQMLALRTLCNCFSGSHGRALLLGQRDAVLSRAGDLRTVCNKNIHVAVATLVLNYAGRLYGQPAEIEAKAQCLSVASTALEVVQDKEAVFRLLVALGTTVAGDGTAKDLARSLGVRSQISKYAGVPDPAKVGECCRLLLDELQ, encoded by the exons ATGGCCGGCAATAACACATACAGACTGCGCTGCTCGCTCCCCGCGCACGAGATGGATGTGCGCGGTCTCGCCGCCGCGGCGTATCCTGACGGAGCGTTTGTATCAGTGTCCAGAGACCGAACCGCCCGGGTCTGGGTACCGGACTCGAG CAGTGAAAACAATGGATTTATGGAAATGCTCTGTATGAATGGCCATGCCAACTTTGTGTCCTGCGTGTGTATCATTGCTCCAACTGAAACATATCCCAGAGGACTCATTGCTACCGGAGGACATGACAACAACATCTGTGTGTTTTCATTAGACCGACCGGATCCTCTCTTTACACTCAAGGGTCACAAAAACACAG TTTGTACGCTCTCTGCTGGCAAGTTTGGCACATTACTGAGTGGCTCATGGGACACGACAGCCAAAGTCTGGCTTAGTGAAAAGTGCATGATGACGTTACAG GGACACACGGCAGCCGTATGGGCTGTGGTTATTTTGCCAGAACAGGGCTTAATGCTTTCAGGATCAGCTGACAAGACGATCAAATTATGGAAAGCTGGTCGCTGTGAGAATACTTACACTG GTCATGAGGATTGTGTGAGAGGACTTGCGGTGATAAACGAAGTGGAGTTTCTCTCCTGCAGTAATGATGCAAGTATTAGACGATGGATGGTGACGGGTGAATGCGTGCAGGTTTACTATGGTCACACTAACTATATCTACAGCATTTCGGTCTTCGCTAATGGACAAG ACTTCATAAGTACAGGAGAGGACAGAACTGTCAGAGTCTGGAAGAAGGGGGAATGCTGTCAGACTATCCGTCTACCTGCTCAGTCCGTGTGGTGCTGCTGTGTCCTGCCTAATGGAGACATTGCTGTTGGTGCCAG CGATGGTGTAATCCGTGTGTTCACTGAGAGCGAGGATCGTGTAGCCAGCGCCCAGGACTTGCAGGCTTTTGAGGATGAGCTTTCCAAAGCCATCATTGATCCCAAGACTGGAGACTTGGGTGACATTAACATAGAGGAGTTACCAGGCAAAGAGCACCTGAATGAACCAG gGAATCGTGATGGTCAGACTCGACTCATAAAGGAGGATTCAAATGTTGAGGCGTATCAGTGGAGCATGAGTGATGGGCGCTGGGTAAAGATCGGGGATGTAGTTGGTGGGTCTTCTAAGCAGAGCTCAAATCGAGTGATGTACGAAGGCAAG GAGTACGACTTCATCTTCACCATTGATGTGAATGAAGGAGGTTCACCCTTGAAACTGCCTTACAATTTGAAAGATGACCCCTGGCTGACTGCTCACAACTTCCTGGAGAAAAACGACCTGAGCCCCATGTTCCTGGATCAGGTGGCTAACTTCATCATTGAGAACACTAAAGGCCACACGTTGGGTTCGGCGCCAACGGGCACAGACCCCTTCACAG GTGCTGGGCGGTACATCCCAGGTTCAGGAATCGACAGCCAGGGATTTGGAGCAGATCCGTTCACAG GAGCAGGAAGATATATACCTGGGTCAGGATCCACAGGCACGTCGACTTCAGGCGTTGCTGATCCTTTCACTG GTGGTAGTGCCTATTCCTCTGCCTCCCGCCAGAAAACTACAACAAACATTTACTTCCCGAATATTGATGGTGTTATGTTTGAACAGGCTAATGCCACTCAGATTCTTG GTAAGCTTCGGGAGCTGAACAACTCCGCTCCTCAAGATCATAAGCTGAGCGAGGCAGCACTGGACAGTTTGGAGAAGCTGTTGTTCATAGTTACTGATCCGAAGAAGGAACAGCCCACTGCAGAGCAGATCGGTGTTCTTTGGAAGGCCAGCCATTGGCCAGAGG ATATTGTCTTTCCTGTATTGGACATCCTGCGATTGGCTGTGCGGCATCCTGAGGTCAACGCCCAGCTTTGCGGTGGAACTGAGGGCGCCAGTCTTTGTAACCATCTCCTGGGTCTCATGTCCCCCGACGGCAGGCCTGCAAACCAAATGCTTGCACTGCGTACGCTGTGTAACTGTTTCTCTGGGTCCCACGGTCGCGCTCTCCTTTTGGGCCAACGCGACGCAGTGCTCTCCCGGGCCGGAGACCTTCGCACAGTCTGCAACAAGAACATCCACGTTGCTGTGGCCACCCTGGTGCTGAACTACGCCGGAAGGTTGTACGGTCAACCGGCCGAGATCGAAGCAAAGGCACAGTGCTTGTCAGTGGCTAGCACTGCCTTAGAGGTAGTACAGGACAAAGAGGCTGTCTTCAGGCTGCTGGTGGCCCTGGGGACCACAGTGGCTGGAGACGGCACAGCAAAGGACCTTGCACGATCTCTGGGTGTCCGTTCTCAGATTTCGAAATATGCTGGTGTCCCGGATCCAGCTAAAGTGGGGGAGTGCTGTCGACTATTGCTCGATGAACTGCAGTGA